The genomic region tatatatatatatatataaattttttttttttttttttttttacagTTTCTATTGAGatattaatacaaataatatattaatctatatatctatatatatattcatatatcAAAACAATACTGATATtgtacataataaaaaaataaaattgtttgacaataaatataaaaaagagtcataagaagaagaaaattgaatattttgatatacaaattaaacaattatatattatatatatatataaatatacagGAAATATCAAATATACCAATTAAGctaacatataatatacatattatataaaaaaaaaatttactAACTTTtcaatttaaaaaaaaaaaaaaaaagaaaagaaagTGTAAGCAAAAATGAAGAAAGATAGAGAACCAATAGACGAAGATGAAATGAGAATAACCTCAACCGGAAGGATGACCAACTATGTTAACTATGGTGCAAAAATACTAGGAGATGAAGACAAAAAGagtataaaaattaaagcAACAGGTAATGCTATTGGAAAAGCTGTAACATTAGcagaaataataaaaagaagatTTAAAGGATTACATCAAATAACCAGATGTGGAAGTACAGTTATCACTGATCAATATGTAAGTGGACAAGATAATAGCGAACATGTAGTACAAGAAAAAACCGTTTCATTtattgaaatattattatctagAGAACAATTAGATATGAAAGATGCAGGTTATCAACCACCCTTGGATGAGAAATATGTAAAAGAAATGACCCCAGAAGAAATTGTCAATTCTAGGCCATTCAGAAGAGGTGGATTTAGGCCACGATTTTATAGAGGATTTAGAGGAGGAAGAGGTGGATTTTTAAGAAGAGGAGGATATAGAGGTTTTGGTGACAGAGTATATGAACCAAGAAGTAGCTTCAGAGGTGGAAGAGGTAGCGGATATGGTGGAAATTTCGGAAGAGGTGGATACAGATCAGGTGGTGGTATGGGTGGTGGATTCAGAGGTGGATTCAGAGGAGGATTTAGAGGTGGCAGAGATGGTGGCTACAGAGGTGGAAACAGAGGAGGTAGCAGAAGTGGATTTAGAGGTGGCAGAGGTGGATTCAGAGGTGGAAGAGCTTTAtcataaattaatatataaaataataaaaaaaatatataaacacacatatatatatacacaaaataaaatataatataatattatataactaaaaaaaaatataataaataaatataaataaaaaaaaaaaaatatataacagaataaaacaattggaattgtatatatatatatatatatatatgtgtatgtattatttttaaatatttatcttattgaatatttaaataatatatatgatactttttataagatctttacattatatatatatatatatatatatatatatatataataaaaatatcaaCATAGCcaccaaaaaaaaaaaaaaaaaatatatatatatattttaataatgaaatgtatttgtatgtatatatatatatgtgttgtatctatatacatacatatataaatatttatataaacatattcatgccaattaatattttttaatttatttaattgagaatatttaatagtaagcgaaatttattatttacgaaaaaaaaaaaaaaaaaaaaattaaaatattatatacattatatatatatatcaagAAAATTACTTATATTGAATGTAATAGACATTTTAgtactatatatattattttatgcacttctatcattttttatattttttttt from Plasmodium reichenowi strain SY57 chromosome 8, whole genome shotgun sequence harbors:
- a CDS encoding DNA/RNA-binding protein Alba 1, putative; the encoded protein is MKKDREPIDEDEMRITSTGRMTNYVNYGAKILGDEDKKSIKIKATGNAIGKAVTLAEIIKRRFKGLHQITRCGSTVITDQYVSGQDNSEHVVQEKTVSFIEILLSREQLDMKDAGYQPPLDEKYVKEMTPEEIVNSRPFRRGGFRPRFYRGFRGGRGGFLRRGGYRGFGDRVYEPRSSFRGGRGSGYGGNFGRGGYRSGGGMGGGFRGGFRGGFRGGRDGGYRGGNRGGSRSGFRGGRGGFRGGRALS